A region of Deinococcus rubellus DNA encodes the following proteins:
- a CDS encoding GIY-YIG nuclease family protein: protein MTQTIRPRAYKNFTPKMGIYVLRCLASGQVMTDWSPHVEGSLNRVRFQLDAGLYPDKDIQRRWKESGPDAFGLELLDELSSDPGKPADHDYSAELTELEALHRERLNLPPRPGNARGLR, encoded by the coding sequence ATGACCCAGACGATCCGGCCCCGCGCCTACAAGAACTTCACCCCAAAAATGGGTATCTACGTCCTGCGCTGCCTGGCGTCGGGTCAGGTGATGACCGACTGGAGTCCGCATGTGGAGGGCAGTCTCAACCGTGTGCGCTTTCAGCTCGACGCAGGGCTGTACCCCGACAAGGACATTCAGCGGCGCTGGAAAGAGAGCGGTCCGGACGCTTTTGGGCTTGAGCTGCTGGACGAACTCAGCTCCGATCCCGGCAAGCCCGCCGATCACGACTACAGCGCTGAACTGACCGAACTCGAAGCCTTGCACCGCGAGCGGCTGAACCTGCCGCCCAGACCCGGGAACGCCAGAGGCCTGCGCTAA
- a CDS encoding 23S rRNA (pseudouridine(1915)-N(3))-methyltransferase RlmH, with product MRLHLITVGAPKLAYARAGWAEYTGRLGHYHKLKVTQLAGSTPVKEGEAMLKAAGRAPIIALDPRGQQWSSEELSAYIERQGVQGTGELAFCIGGPDGHSDGLRAAARALWSLGRLTLPHDLAMVVMGEALYRSATISAGEPYHR from the coding sequence ATGCGTCTGCACCTGATCACCGTCGGTGCGCCCAAACTCGCCTACGCCCGTGCCGGATGGGCCGAGTACACCGGGCGGCTGGGGCACTATCACAAGCTCAAGGTGACCCAGCTGGCGGGCAGCACGCCGGTAAAGGAGGGTGAGGCGATGCTGAAGGCGGCGGGCCGCGCCCCAATCATCGCCCTCGACCCGCGCGGCCAGCAGTGGAGCAGCGAGGAGCTGAGCGCCTACATCGAGCGTCAGGGTGTGCAGGGCACCGGCGAGCTGGCCTTCTGCATCGGCGGCCCTGACGGGCACAGTGACGGGCTGCGGGCGGCAGCCAGGGCGCTGTGGAGCCTGGGCCGTCTGACCTTGCCGCACGATCTGGCGATGGTGGTCATGGGTGAGGCGCTCTACCGCTCGGCGACCATCTCGGCGGGCGAGCCATACCACCGCTAG
- a CDS encoding serine/threonine-protein kinase — protein MTTPDFPKLSGYTLTRSIGRGNTSLVFLGSANNAPERPLAIKVPLGTTLANRTAAERFGNEVRLSLQLRHPYLVRGYAGTPFGPGAYLAMRYFPAGTLAERLEETLLPHDAALRVLADVASGVAYLHHQGAVHQDIKTQNVYLDDERAALGDFGNTYFVSAGGNVSGSPFYMAPEIYHGEASSAQSDVYSLGVLAYELLSGMRPHVGNSYEELMISHLTRFPSPVTASNRQVPRPLSRLIELAMAKKPQDRPSSAALRRALLEALGEEDEQIELEDLPENASAPAARAIMGRHQHLPTLPTPRDLASSAEPDNRPGKPEPKSWNPFKRKK, from the coding sequence GTGACGACGCCCGATTTTCCAAAACTCAGCGGCTACACCCTGACGCGCTCGATTGGTCGCGGCAACACGTCGCTGGTGTTTCTGGGCAGCGCCAACAATGCGCCGGAGCGCCCACTGGCCATCAAGGTTCCGCTGGGCACCACCCTGGCCAACCGCACGGCGGCGGAGCGTTTCGGCAACGAGGTGAGGCTCTCGCTGCAATTGCGCCACCCTTACCTGGTGCGCGGCTACGCGGGCACACCGTTCGGGCCAGGGGCTTACCTCGCCATGCGCTACTTTCCGGCAGGCACCCTGGCCGAGCGCCTCGAAGAAACGTTGCTGCCCCACGACGCGGCCCTGCGGGTGCTGGCCGACGTGGCGTCCGGCGTGGCCTACCTGCACCACCAGGGCGCGGTCCACCAGGACATCAAGACCCAGAACGTGTATCTGGACGACGAGCGGGCGGCGCTGGGAGACTTCGGCAACACCTACTTCGTCTCGGCGGGCGGCAACGTGTCGGGCAGTCCCTTCTACATGGCCCCGGAGATCTATCACGGCGAGGCCAGCAGCGCCCAGAGCGACGTGTACAGCCTGGGCGTGCTGGCCTACGAACTGCTCTCGGGCATGCGGCCCCACGTGGGCAACAGCTACGAGGAACTGATGATCTCGCACCTGACCCGCTTTCCCTCGCCGGTGACGGCCAGTAACCGCCAGGTGCCGCGCCCGCTCTCACGCCTGATCGAGCTGGCGATGGCCAAAAAGCCGCAGGACCGTCCGTCCTCGGCAGCGCTGCGCCGCGCCCTCCTGGAAGCGCTGGGCGAGGAAGACGAGCAGATCGAGCTGGAGGACCTTCCCGAGAACGCCTCGGCCCCCGCCGCCCGCGCCATCATGGGCCGTCACCAGCACCTGCCCACGCTGCCCACACCGCGCGACCTGGCTTCCTCCGCCGAGCCGGACAACAGACCCGGCAAGCCTGAGCCGAAAAGCTGGAATCCCTTCAAGCGCAAGAAGTGA
- a CDS encoding metal-dependent hydrolase — protein MTQPTPTQTTSDAASSLTIRFLGHSAFLFSSGGFQVLIDPFIQGNPKSPVTLDEALGWNVNAVLVSHAHGDHWGNALDFGKAGIPIIGTAEVGGYAGQHGAANAIGANIGGTVKGEWGQVTLTPAWHSSSFPDGSYGGMPTGLVIEMGGKRVYFAGDTGRFSDMALIGEGGLDLAILPIGDNYTMGPIEAAKCLDLLKPTAAMPMHYGTFPALTGDPQVFAAEAEKRGVKVYLPEPGEEIKL, from the coding sequence ATGACCCAACCCACCCCAACTCAGACCACCAGCGACGCCGCATCCAGCCTGACCATCCGCTTTCTCGGCCACTCGGCCTTTCTGTTCAGCTCAGGCGGCTTTCAGGTGCTCATTGATCCGTTCATCCAGGGCAATCCCAAGAGCCCGGTAACCCTGGATGAAGCGCTGGGCTGGAACGTGAACGCGGTGCTGGTCAGCCACGCCCACGGCGACCACTGGGGCAACGCGCTCGACTTCGGCAAAGCGGGCATTCCGATCATCGGCACGGCGGAGGTCGGCGGCTACGCAGGTCAGCACGGGGCGGCCAATGCCATCGGGGCCAACATCGGCGGCACCGTCAAGGGTGAGTGGGGCCAGGTCACGCTGACCCCAGCCTGGCACTCCAGCAGCTTCCCCGACGGCAGCTACGGCGGTATGCCCACCGGCCTCGTGATCGAGATGGGCGGCAAGCGGGTGTACTTCGCGGGTGACACCGGCCGGTTTTCCGACATGGCCCTGATTGGCGAAGGCGGCCTCGATCTGGCGATCTTGCCCATCGGCGACAATTACACCATGGGACCCATCGAGGCGGCCAAGTGCCTCGACCTCCTGAAACCCACAGCGGCAATGCCGATGCACTACGGCACCTTCCCGGCCCTGACCGGCGACCCGCAGGTGTTCGCCGCCGAGGCTGAGAAGAGGGGCGTGAAGGTGTATCTGCCAGAGCCGGGCGAAGAAATCAAGCTGTAG
- a CDS encoding aminopeptidase, which produces MTSLTLPAAAQDFQTQLAGYAELLVRVGVNLQPGGKLLVNAPLEAAELARLVARSAYRAGAESVVVRYHDEHLARLRIDEASDAAIEYLPGWLIDESLKMIEDGYSFLALDGSDPTIMAGADAERQAISAKRRAQAMRPVSQKMMGFEVAWSIGGISIPAWATKVYPELGEAQAVSALWRDIFRVTRADAPDPVAAWQAHIVRLGAVRDFLNTQHFQALHFSDPDGETDLTVGLADGHLWAGVEDTTAAGVRIVPNLPTDEVFTAPHRDRVDGVAVASKPLLVRGEIVEGIRVRFAGGQIVEGSASKGEATFLKLLDTDEGARRIGEVALVAASAPVAQIGRLFYNTLFDENAASHIALGRAYEFTFSADPAASGGNDSLIHVDWMIGTPSMNVDGLHEGGRRAPLMRGGEWAIEGLTT; this is translated from the coding sequence CCAGACTCAGCTCGCCGGGTACGCCGAACTGCTTGTCCGGGTGGGCGTCAACCTCCAGCCGGGCGGCAAGCTGCTCGTCAACGCGCCGCTGGAGGCCGCCGAACTGGCCCGTCTGGTGGCCCGCAGCGCCTACCGCGCCGGAGCCGAGAGCGTGGTGGTGCGCTACCACGACGAGCACCTGGCCCGTCTGCGAATCGACGAGGCGTCGGACGCGGCGATTGAATACCTGCCCGGCTGGCTGATCGACGAGAGCCTCAAGATGATTGAGGACGGCTACTCGTTTCTGGCCCTGGACGGCTCCGATCCCACCATCATGGCCGGGGCCGATGCCGAGCGCCAAGCCATCAGCGCCAAGCGGCGGGCACAGGCCATGAGGCCGGTCAGCCAGAAGATGATGGGTTTCGAGGTGGCCTGGAGCATCGGCGGCATCAGCATTCCGGCCTGGGCCACGAAGGTGTACCCCGAACTGGGTGAGGCGCAGGCGGTGTCGGCTTTGTGGCGCGACATCTTCAGGGTGACGCGGGCCGACGCACCCGACCCGGTGGCGGCCTGGCAGGCCCACATCGTCCGGCTGGGGGCAGTGCGCGACTTCCTGAATACTCAGCACTTCCAGGCGCTGCACTTCTCCGATCCTGACGGCGAGACCGACCTGACGGTGGGCCTGGCGGACGGCCACCTGTGGGCCGGAGTGGAGGACACCACGGCAGCAGGCGTGCGGATCGTGCCGAATCTGCCCACCGACGAGGTGTTCACCGCGCCGCACCGGGACCGGGTGGACGGCGTGGCGGTGGCCAGCAAGCCGCTGCTGGTCAGGGGCGAAATCGTGGAGGGTATCCGGGTGCGCTTCGCGGGCGGCCAGATCGTGGAGGGCAGTGCCAGCAAAGGCGAGGCGACGTTTCTCAAGCTGCTCGACACCGACGAGGGCGCGCGCCGTATCGGGGAAGTGGCCCTGGTCGCGGCCAGCGCGCCTGTCGCGCAGATCGGTCGGCTCTTCTACAACACCCTCTTCGACGAGAACGCCGCCTCGCACATCGCTCTGGGCCGCGCCTACGAATTCACCTTCAGCGCCGACCCCGCTGCGAGTGGCGGCAACGATTCGCTGATCCACGTGGACTGGATGATCGGCACGCCCAGCATGAACGTGGACGGCCTGCACGAAGGCGGCCGCCGCGCGCCGCTAATGCGCGGCGGCGAGTGGGCCATCGAGGGCCTGACGACCTGA